From the Homo sapiens chromosome 1, GRCh38.p14 Primary Assembly genome, one window contains:
- the MTF2 gene encoding metal-response element-binding transcription factor 2 isoform c (isoform c is encoded by transcript variant 3) has translation MVCTICQEEYSEAPNEMVICDKCGQGYHQLCHTPHIDSSVIDSDEKWLCRQCVFATTTKRGGALKKGPNAKALQVMKQTLPYSVADLEWDAGHKTNVQQCYCYCGGPGDWYLKMLQCCKCKQWFHEACVQCLQKPMLFGDRFYTFICSVCSSGPEYLKRLPLQWVDIAHLCLYNLSVIHKKKYFDSELELMTYINENWDRLHPGELADTPKSERYEHVLEALNDYKTMFMSGKEIKKKKHLFGLRIRVPPVPPNVAFKAEKEPEGTSHEFKIKGRKASKPISDSREVSNGIEKKGKKKSVGRPPGPYTRKMIQKTAEPLLDKESISENPTLDLPCSIGRTEGTAHSSNTSDVDFTGASSAKETTSSSISRHYGLSDSRKRTRTGRSWPAAIPHLRRRRGRLPRRALQTQNSEIVKDDEGKEDYQFDELNTEILNNLADQELQLNHLKNSITSYFGAAGRIACGEKYRVLARRVTLDGKVQYLVEWEGATAS, from the exons ATGGTCTGTACAATATGTCAAGAAGAGTATTCAGAAGCTCCCAATGAAATGGTTATATGTGACAAGTGTGGCCAAG GATATCATCAGTTGTGTCACACACCTCATATTGATTCCAGTGTGATTGATTCAGATGAAAAATGGCTCTGTCGGCAGTGTGTttttgcaacaacaacaaag AGGGGTGGTGCACTTAAGAAAGGACCAAATGCCAAAGCATTGCAAGTCATGAAGCAGACATTACCCTATAGTGTGGCAGACCTTGAATGGGATGCAGGTCATAAAACCAATGTCCAGCAGTGTTACTGCTATTGTGGAGGCCCTGGAGA ctggTATTTGAAGATGCTACAGTGCTGCAAATGTAAGCAGTGGTTTCATGAGGCTTGTGTGCAATGCCTTCAAAAGCCAATGCTATTTGGAGACAG attttataCGTTTATATGCTCTGTCTGCAGTTCTGGACCAGAATACCTCAAACGTCTACCATTACAGTG GGTAGATATAGCACACCTATGCCTTTACAACCTAAGTGTTATTCATAAGAAGAAATACTTTGATTCTGAACTTGAGCTTATGACATACATTAATGAAAACTGGGATAGATTGCACCCTGGAGAG CTGGCAGACACACCAAAATCTGAAAGATATGAGCATGTTCTGGAGGCATTAAATGATTACAAGACCAT gtttatgtctgggaaagaaataaagaagaagaagcatTTGTTTGGGTTGCGAATTCGTGTTCCTCCTGTGCCACCAAATGTGGCTTTCAAAGCAGAGAAAGAACCTGAAGGAACATCtcatgaatttaaaattaaaggcaGAAAGGCATCCAAACCTATATCTGATTCAAG GGAAGTAAGCAATGgcatagaaaaaaaaggaaagaaaaaatctgtAGGTCGTCCACCTGGCCCATATACAAGAAAAATGATTCAAAAAACTGCTGAGCCACTTTTG gatAAGGAATCAATTTCAGAGAATCCTACTTTGGATTTACCTTGTTCTATAGG GAGAACTGAGGGAACTGCACATTCATCCAATACCTCAGATGTGGATTTCACGGGTGCTTCCAGTGCAAAAGAAACTACCTCGTCTAGCATTTCCAGGCATTATGg ATTATCTGACTCCAGAAAAAGAACGCGTACAGGAAGATCTTGGCCTGCTGCAATACCACATTTGCGGAGAAGAAGAGGTCGTCTTCCAAGAAGAGCACTCCAGACTCAGAACTCAGAAATTGTAAAAGATGATGAAGGCAAAGAAGATTATCAGTTTGATGAACTCAACACAGAGATTCTGAATAACTTAGCAGATCAGGAGTTACAACTCAATCATCTAAAGAACTCCATTACCAGTTATTTTGGTGCTGCAGGTAGAATAGCATGTGGCGAAAAATACCGAGTTTTGGCACGTCGGGTGACACTTGATGGAAAGGTGCAGTATCTTGTGGAATGGGAAGGAGCAACTGCATCCTGA